The genome window GTACCAACAGTTATATGCTCTATAGCAACTATGCAATTACCAAATTTCTCATCACTCTTATATCTTAAACCGGAGTTTGTCATAGCACTACTGTGCATATTAGGAGCACTTAGCATATACTCTTCCATAAAAACTGCGGAGAGTGTGGGGGAAATTTAGTTTTGGGGGAATATGTATATTAGACGAAATCTGGTTTTTGTTTAATCCTTTTTCAAACCATCGGATAAAAGGCAATTCGAAATAGAATTGTGTAAATATTTACCGAACATACTGTTGAAGAAAGATCTCGACTAATTGCTATTATTCATATCGCAATTAGGAGTGGTATATGAGGACAATTATTATTAATTCTGAAATACCTTTACGCTTAAGGGGTGTAAAAAAACAATCAAACTTTATTTTAAAGCCACAGTTCATGTTGTTTTTAGAATAAAGTTTGATAAAAAATGCAAGATTTTTACTTAGAAAAATGTGCATTTAAAAAAGATATATAGATTAGCAATTAAAAATGATGGACTTCATTTTTGTGAAGATGGATATAATTTTCTATAGGTTTAATAACAAAGAAGGTTTAAGAAATTAGTTTTTGAAGTAAATGATTAAATACAACAAGGAGATCGTCAATAAGGCGAGATTTTTTAACTAAAGGGGCAGTTTAAGTTTAACAATAAAATTTTTTTCTAATTAAGTGGGAGTGAAAGAGTGGATAGGAAAATAACAGTTGAAGACTATAACTCACATTGGTCCGAACAATTTGATAAAGAAAAAGTTAACCTGAAGCAAAATTTGACCAATGAAGTAATCTCAATTGAACACATTGGAAGTACATCTGTAAAAGGGTTAGGTGCTAAACCCATTTTAGATATTGCTATCGGAGTAAATGATTTAGAGATAGTTAGCAAATTTATTGAGCCATTAAAACAAATACGATATGAATTTGTTTATCATAAAGAATTTCCTGATAGACGCTTTTTTAGAAAGGGTCAATGGGGAGCTGGTACCCACCATTTACATTTTTATAAGTTTAAAGGTGAACACTGGAACAATCAAATTCTGTTTCGAAATTATTTAAGAAAGAATCCAGATGTTTTAAAAGAATATTACCAGCTAAAGGTTGATTTGGTTGAGAAATACCGTTTTGATAGAGTTTCTTATACAAAGAATAAGGCTCCTTATATTCAAAAAGTGATACTTAAAGCAAAAGAAGAATAAAGACAATCATAACTTTTAATTATGCTAACGGGGCAGGTTAGTTTAGAAGGAAATGTATTACTTAGGGCGGATTTAGTATATAAAGTGGTTAGAAGATTGGTCAGGCAGCGTCACTAGCTCTGGAGTCACCACCAACTGATTTTAATTGTTCTAAGAATAATTTTGTAATACTTGCCATAAAGGTAGCGCTTGGATAGGGACTGGCTCGATAAAACATACTAGTCACTTATCTGTGGAAAACCTAGTAAACTACAAAATAAATAGCTGATCTAGGAATATAAAGCTTGAAAAGTGGTTTAGAACTTTTCAAACTCGAATGTATGCTTTGTAAACCCTTCTCTTCTGAGAAGGGTTTTTAATTAATATAAAATCTAAATGGAGATGGGAAAAATGTTAAATGGCTATTACTACAGTTAGTGCGACAACATTTATAAAAGAAAATGTACTATTGGAAGTAGAAGCTAGAGGGCACAAGATTCTCTTCAAAGGTAGCTGTTGAAAATCCTGTTAAATAGAAAATGAATAAATGGTTCTGAAAAAGGTTACAACTTATAAAGTAATTTTTAATTGACTGGCGTCTTTGTAATCGTATGGTCTGAAGTTGGCTTTGGTGTCGCCTTGCTATTGGACTCAACTTTAGACTTTACGTCGTCTTTAGCGGATAGTAATTGATCCTTTGCCTCTACTGCTCTATCTTTTACATCGACTAATTCACCTTGTGCGTCTTTCACTGAAGACATCACTTCTTTTGATTCCTCAACTACATTTTTAGTTGTATCTTTAATATCTTTAACTTGTGTATCCAAAATTGCCTGTATTTTATTGATTGCCTCTTTGGAAATCTCTGTTGCATTCTGAACACGAGTGATAATAGCATTCTTCGTACCATTTGGATCTTCTTTAATTGTTGTTGCATATTTGTTTACGGAATCCTTCATGTTTTTAGAAGTATCTTTTACTTTCTCGCGTGCATTTCTATTCAGAAGAACTAATGAAGAAGCTCCTGCAATTATTCCAGCAACAATCAATCCTGTTTTTGCCTTTTTTTGTTTTTCTATTGTCATACCCAATGAAAAAACTCCCTTCCATAATATAGATTTTTTTATTGGTTATTCTTTTAATTCCCGTGATGAAACAAATTAAACATCTACTTTTCAGGAAAAATTGCGCTTCCTCCTAGAGTAAGGTTTACCGTAGTCCAATCGAAACCTGATGCTTTGCCTGGGAATTATCCAGTGTGAAAGGTTGATAAAAAGTTCTATAAGTATGTGCTAGAATAATAGAAAACGTTCTTCAGCTAAAGGGTGCAAGATTTCAATAAGCCATTATTCAGTAGTTCGTCTTTTTTTATATCAAAATTATAATTTTCTTGCAATAATATGTTAAATTTAAATTGGAGAATGAAGTTATCAAGCTATTGCGGTAGGTTAATAGAAGAAGGAAAAAGGGTCTTTGTAGGATATGTTATTGCGTATTGCTTATCACGAATCTGTTCACTCAGGACAATTGTTAGATTATATAAGAACAATGGATATAGATAGACCACAAA of Oceanobacillus zhaokaii contains these proteins:
- a CDS encoding GrpB family protein, whose amino-acid sequence is MDRKITVEDYNSHWSEQFDKEKVNLKQNLTNEVISIEHIGSTSVKGLGAKPILDIAIGVNDLEIVSKFIEPLKQIRYEFVYHKEFPDRRFFRKGQWGAGTHHLHFYKFKGEHWNNQILFRNYLRKNPDVLKEYYQLKVDLVEKYRFDRVSYTKNKAPYIQKVILKAKEE